In Meiothermus sp. QL-1, the genomic window GCCCAGCACGATTCCACCCGAGAAGGCCCAGGCCCTGAGGTCCCTGAGGGCGCCGGACCCGGCCCAGGCGTTGAGGGCCAGCAGCGCCGCCAGCCACAGCAGGGTGGTGGGCAGGCCCTGCCACAGGATGGCCGGCAGCCAGAAGGGGATGGAAAAAGCCAGGGCCGCGAGGGCCCGGCGCCACTCGAAGCGCCCCACCATCCACATCACCGCCACCGGGGCCAGCAGCGAGCCCGAGGGAAAGCCCAGCAGGAGGTAGCGCCAGACGTACATACCCGCATTGTAGGCGAGCCGCGCCTTCTCCTCTGGCCAGATGAGAATCCCGGCGGGGCGCTACCCTGGTGGGATGGGCTGAGCGGGTAGCCTTACACCCATACGCCCGGCATGGGTGTAAGAAAGCCCGGGCCGGGCCTTAATCCAGGGCCCGGTACTTCCTCAGGCTGACCGTGGCGGCCTCGGCCAGCAGGAAGGACGTCAGCAGCAGCCCCCCCGCCAGCCAGGGGGTCAGCGGGTCCTTGAGCGGGGTGAGGAGCAGAAAGCCCAGCAGCAGCCCCGTCCAGGCCCCGAGCTGGCCGAAGACCAGCGTCAGGCTGGCCGTCCACACCCCCGGCCAGAAGCGGCCCAGCCAGGCCTGCACCACCGCCAGCGCCGCCAGCCACAGCAGGCCGGTGGCGACGGAGGGCTTCCACAAAGCCAGGGCCCACGGCAGCAGCTGAAGCGCCACCGCCAGGCCCACCCGTCCCCCCTCCCAGCGCCCCCGGGCCAGGGCAAAGCCCGCCGGGGCCAGCAGGCCCAGGCTGAGCAAACTCAACAGCAGGTAGACCATGCGCTACCGCTGCCAGGGAGGCACCCCGCCCTCCCAGGAGAAGGGGTCGTAGCGGCGGTTCTCCGGGCTCAGGAGGTCGTAGGGCAGCCGCTCGGTGTAGGGCATCTCCACCCACTTCCACTCGGTCTGGCCGCAGACAGCCCGTCCATCCGGCCCCTCCCGCACCTCCACCAGCCCCCAGACGATGTAGGACCAGCGGTAATTTCTGCCCGTCTCGGGGAAATTATTGCCCGTCTGGAGGAAGACCACCCTGTACGGCTCATCCCGGGGGGAGAGGGCAAAGGTCAGGTCGGGCGAGGTGTTGGTGCCGAAGAGGAAGCGGCCGTCCACGAACACCCGTATCCAGGCCAGGCCGTTGGCCCCCACCGCCACGTAGGCCGCCGGCGGGGCCGGGGGAGCGGGCGTGCTGAAGTTGTCCGAGCGCTCCCGGCTGTTCATCGGCCTGCCCAGGAACCAGGGCGCCCCCGCCTGCAGGCAGTAGGGGCCGTGGACATTGACGAAGTAGCCCCTGCGTACCGCGTCCAGTTTGGGCCGGCCATCCGGGTCCAGCCGGTTGCTCATGAAGACCCTCCCCACCGGCTCGCGGTAGATGGTGGCCGGGGTGAAGGCCACGCGGTAGGCGCCGTCCGGCCGGAAGGTGGCCTGCAGGGTGCGCCGCGCCACCCACCAGTCCTCCGCCGGGTCGGCGGTGCGCTTGAAGTAGAAGTAGATGTTGACGCCGGGCCACAAATAGGAGCACCCCACCCCCGTCCAGCCCTCCCCGGTGTGGCTGTAGCCCCGAAACAAAACGTCGCTCTTCATCTCGTCGATCTCCCCCACCGACCAGGCGTAGTAGCCCGGCTCCTGCCCGGTGGTGTGCAGGAGGAAGTCCATCGCTCTACCGCTCGCCAGGCAGTCCCGCGCAGGGTCGAACAGGGGGCTCTCGTCCCGGATGAGGATGCCGAAGTCCGCGGGCGGCCTCTCGGCAGGCGGGGTGGCGTCCCGGCGTAGCTGGTCGCACCCCAGCAGGGAAGGGGCCAGCAGCAAAAGCAGGGTGAGGTAGCGCATCACGGTCCTCATTCTAGCCGACCCCATACCCCGCTACCGGACAGGATGAGAAGCGCTAGGGC contains:
- a CDS encoding competence protein yields the protein MYVWRYLLLGFPSGSLLAPVAVMWMVGRFEWRRALAALAFSIPFWLPAILWQGLPTTLLWLAALLALNAWAGSGALRDLRAWAFSGGIVLGHLFVAAGLVMVAARLEEVTTNSVVLPLGVGLGLLGLLLIELAAHFWRRKK